A genomic window from Arthrobacter sp. FW305-BF8 includes:
- a CDS encoding IS30 family transposase, whose protein sequence is MIGGVVGRFGRPEVLREVVRVFWEARSSGLSDEVAAEVAGLSATAARGIVRQHGGVDPSIAPPCGRYLSFDERELIAVWRAEGCSAREIGRRLGRSPSTISRELARNVRNGGHRPYLASAAQNRAQKLARRPKARKLASNEALALYVAGMLTARERLSPEQISVRLRIDFPDDESMRISPETIYQCIYIQGRGGLRAELSAALRTGRAVRQPNRRAGMRKPRVPKELLISERPAEADDRAVPGHWEGDLVIGTPGTGAIGTLVERSSRFVMLLHLPNGHTGEQVLAAIQETLPMLPAHLRRSLTWDQGAEMVGIHDRVKVATGADVYFCDPHSPWQRGTNENTNGLLRQYFPKGMDLTTVTREDLDYAAAGLNGRLRKTLGWKTPAQALEQILEESAA, encoded by the coding sequence GTGATTGGTGGTGTTGTGGGACGTTTTGGTCGGCCTGAGGTGTTGCGTGAGGTTGTGCGGGTGTTCTGGGAGGCGAGGTCTTCCGGGTTGTCCGATGAGGTGGCCGCGGAGGTTGCCGGGCTTTCCGCTACGGCGGCGCGAGGGATCGTCCGTCAGCATGGTGGGGTGGATCCTTCGATTGCGCCCCCGTGTGGGCGGTACCTGTCCTTTGATGAGCGTGAGTTGATCGCTGTGTGGCGCGCGGAAGGGTGCAGTGCGCGCGAGATCGGCCGTCGTCTGGGCCGGAGCCCGTCCACCATTAGCCGGGAGCTGGCCCGGAACGTCCGCAACGGGGGCCACCGCCCCTACCTGGCGTCCGCGGCCCAGAACCGGGCCCAGAAGCTGGCACGGCGGCCCAAGGCCCGGAAGCTGGCATCCAACGAGGCCCTGGCGCTCTACGTTGCCGGGATGCTGACGGCCCGTGAGCGGTTGTCTCCGGAGCAGATCAGTGTCCGGCTGCGGATCGATTTCCCTGATGATGAGAGCATGCGCATCAGCCCGGAGACGATCTATCAGTGCATTTACATCCAGGGCCGCGGAGGGCTGAGAGCCGAGCTCTCCGCGGCCCTGCGGACCGGGCGTGCGGTGCGCCAACCAAACCGGCGGGCCGGGATGCGGAAGCCACGGGTCCCGAAGGAGCTGCTGATCAGTGAGCGCCCGGCGGAGGCCGATGATCGGGCCGTTCCCGGACACTGGGAGGGCGACCTGGTCATCGGCACCCCCGGCACCGGGGCGATCGGAACGCTAGTGGAACGCAGCAGCCGCTTCGTGATGCTCCTGCACCTGCCCAACGGCCACACCGGCGAGCAGGTTCTGGCCGCCATCCAGGAAACCCTGCCCATGCTGCCCGCCCACTTGCGCCGGTCCCTGACCTGGGACCAGGGCGCGGAGATGGTCGGAATCCATGACCGCGTCAAGGTCGCCACCGGAGCGGATGTGTACTTTTGCGACCCTCACTCGCCCTGGCAGCGCGGCACGAACGAGAACACCAACGGGCTCTTGCGCCAGTACTTCCCCAAAGGGATGGACCTGACCACCGTCACGCGTGAGGACCTCGACTACGCCGCCGCCGGGCTCAACGGCCGCCTACGCAAAACACTCGGCTGGAAAACCCCCGCACAAGCCCTCGAGCAAATTCTGGAAGAATCAGCAGCTTAG
- a CDS encoding ABC transporter ATP-binding protein encodes MSATSAAPAASSAGEDGAVVKVTDLVAGYLPGVNILNGCSIEARKGELIGIIGPNGAGKSTLLKAMFGLVKVHSGSVMVRGRDLTGLKANKLVTQGVGFVPQTNNVFASLTIEENMQMGMFQRPKDFAERFDFVTSLFPELGKRRAQRAGSLSGGERQMVAMGRALMMEPAVLLLDEPSAGLSPVKQDETFLRVHEINRAGVSVIMVEQNARRCLQICDRGYVLDQGKDAYTGTGRELMKDPKVIQLYLGTLADED; translated from the coding sequence ATGAGTGCCACGAGCGCGGCCCCGGCCGCAAGCAGCGCAGGCGAGGACGGCGCCGTCGTCAAAGTCACGGACCTGGTGGCCGGGTACCTCCCGGGCGTCAACATCCTCAACGGGTGCAGCATCGAGGCCCGGAAGGGTGAACTGATCGGCATCATCGGCCCGAACGGGGCCGGCAAGTCCACCCTGCTGAAGGCCATGTTCGGCCTGGTGAAAGTGCATTCCGGATCCGTCATGGTCAGGGGCCGCGACCTCACCGGGCTCAAGGCGAACAAGCTGGTGACGCAGGGCGTCGGTTTCGTGCCGCAGACCAACAACGTCTTCGCCTCACTCACCATTGAGGAAAACATGCAGATGGGCATGTTCCAGCGGCCCAAGGACTTTGCCGAGCGCTTCGACTTTGTCACCAGCCTCTTCCCGGAGTTGGGTAAACGCAGGGCCCAGCGCGCGGGCTCCCTGTCCGGCGGAGAGCGGCAGATGGTGGCGATGGGGCGGGCGCTGATGATGGAGCCGGCGGTGCTGCTGCTCGACGAACCGTCGGCTGGCCTCTCCCCCGTCAAACAGGACGAGACCTTCCTGCGCGTGCACGAGATCAACCGTGCCGGCGTGTCCGTCATCATGGTGGAACAGAACGCCCGCCGCTGCCTGCAGATCTGCGACCGCGGCTACGTCCTGGACCAGGGCAAGGATGCGTACACCGGCACCGGCCGTGAGCTCATGAAGGACCCTAAGGTCATCCAGCTATACCTCGGTACTCTGGCGGACGAGGACTAA
- a CDS encoding acetyl-CoA C-acetyltransferase codes for MPEAVIVSTARSPIGRAFKGSLKDERPDDLAAAMVRAALAKLPAFDPTGDSGPGLDDLYLGCAEPSGEAGSNMARVVTILAGLDNVPAATVNRFCASSLQTLRMAFHAIRAGEGQAFVAAGVEAVSRYQDWAGAGETGARNHNPLFEPARQRTAARAESNTPWTDPRLGGRMPDIYIAMGQTAENVATSYGISRADQDEWAVLSQNRAEAAIASGFYAREITPYERRDGTVVDRDDSPRPGVTLDAVSALQPVFRREGTVTAGNACPLNDGAAALVVMSYDLARDLGLEPLAKIVSTGATALSPELMGMGPVEASRQALARARLDMNDIDLVELNEAFAVQVVASARELKIDPAKLNVHGGAIALGHPFGMTGARMTTTLLNGLRETDGTLGLATLCVGGGQGMAVVLERLT; via the coding sequence ACTGCCGGCATTCGACCCCACCGGGGACAGCGGGCCCGGCCTGGACGACCTGTACCTCGGCTGCGCCGAACCGAGCGGTGAGGCGGGTTCCAACATGGCCCGCGTCGTGACCATCCTCGCTGGCCTGGACAACGTGCCCGCCGCCACCGTCAACAGGTTCTGCGCTTCCAGCCTGCAGACGCTGCGGATGGCTTTCCATGCCATCCGCGCGGGCGAGGGCCAGGCGTTCGTGGCTGCCGGCGTCGAAGCCGTGTCGCGCTACCAGGACTGGGCCGGGGCGGGCGAAACCGGAGCCCGGAACCACAACCCGCTGTTCGAGCCTGCGCGCCAGCGCACCGCCGCACGCGCCGAGTCGAACACGCCCTGGACGGATCCGCGGCTGGGCGGCCGGATGCCGGACATCTACATCGCCATGGGCCAGACGGCGGAGAACGTGGCCACCTCCTACGGGATCAGCCGCGCGGACCAGGACGAGTGGGCCGTGCTGAGCCAGAACCGGGCCGAGGCCGCGATCGCCTCCGGCTTCTACGCCCGCGAAATCACGCCGTACGAACGCCGCGACGGCACGGTGGTGGACCGGGACGATTCTCCGCGGCCGGGCGTGACCCTGGACGCCGTCAGCGCCCTGCAGCCGGTTTTCCGCCGGGAGGGCACCGTCACGGCGGGCAATGCGTGCCCGCTCAACGACGGTGCCGCCGCACTCGTGGTCATGAGCTACGACCTGGCCCGGGACCTGGGGCTGGAGCCGCTGGCCAAGATCGTCTCGACCGGAGCCACCGCCCTGTCGCCCGAGCTGATGGGGATGGGGCCGGTGGAAGCCTCCCGGCAGGCGCTCGCCCGCGCCCGCCTGGACATGAACGACATCGACCTTGTGGAGCTCAACGAGGCCTTCGCCGTCCAGGTGGTGGCCAGCGCCCGTGAACTCAAGATCGACCCGGCAAAACTCAACGTGCACGGCGGCGCCATCGCACTGGGCCATCCGTTCGGCATGACCGGCGCCCGGATGACCACCACGCTGCTCAACGGCCTGCGCGAGACGGACGGGACGCTGGGCCTCGCCACACTCTGCGTCGGCGGCGGGCAGGGCATGGCCGTGGTACTGGAGCGCCTCACCTAG
- a CDS encoding branched-chain amino acid ABC transporter permease yields the protein MDFGFILSSAAGELLSPTTAAYALAALGLAVHFGYSGLLNFGQAGFMAVGAYGFAISTLSFRTPFFVGLLIAVVCSVLFALVLGIPTLRLRADYLAIVTIAAAEIVRYVVTTNQLTPVTGSANGLAAFEGGFYSMNPFPEGSYFGMNNRDFFIRVVGWGLVAVGCVLVWLLMRSPWGRVLKGIREDENAVRSLGKNVYAHKMQSLVIGGIFGALAGMIFTLPRGAVQPANYGTELTFFLWTCLLLGGMATVLGPVIGAMIFWVVLSLTQGVLYGLIESGAVTWLTTVQAGQLRYILVGIALMLLMIFRPQGVFGNKKELAFA from the coding sequence ATGGACTTCGGATTCATCCTTTCCAGTGCCGCCGGTGAACTGCTCAGCCCCACGACGGCGGCCTACGCCCTCGCGGCCCTGGGCCTTGCCGTGCACTTCGGCTACTCGGGCCTGCTGAACTTCGGCCAGGCCGGCTTCATGGCGGTGGGGGCGTACGGCTTCGCGATCTCGACGCTCAGCTTCCGGACGCCGTTCTTCGTAGGTCTCCTGATCGCCGTCGTCTGCTCGGTGCTGTTTGCGCTGGTGCTGGGCATTCCCACCCTCCGCCTGCGTGCGGACTACCTGGCCATCGTCACCATCGCGGCGGCGGAAATCGTCCGCTACGTCGTCACCACTAACCAGCTGACCCCCGTGACCGGCTCCGCCAACGGGCTCGCCGCCTTCGAGGGCGGCTTTTACTCGATGAACCCGTTCCCCGAGGGCAGCTACTTCGGTATGAACAACCGTGACTTCTTCATCAGGGTGGTGGGCTGGGGACTCGTGGCCGTCGGCTGCGTCCTCGTCTGGCTCCTGATGCGCAGCCCCTGGGGCCGCGTTCTGAAGGGCATCCGCGAGGACGAGAACGCGGTACGCTCGCTCGGCAAGAACGTCTACGCCCACAAGATGCAGTCGCTGGTGATCGGCGGCATCTTCGGCGCCCTGGCCGGAATGATCTTCACGCTCCCCCGCGGCGCCGTCCAGCCCGCCAACTACGGCACCGAGCTGACGTTCTTCCTGTGGACCTGCCTGCTGCTCGGCGGCATGGCCACGGTACTGGGGCCGGTAATCGGCGCCATGATCTTCTGGGTGGTCCTGTCCCTCACGCAGGGCGTCCTCTACGGACTGATCGAATCCGGTGCGGTGACCTGGCTGACCACGGTCCAGGCCGGCCAGCTGCGCTACATCCTGGTGGGCATTGCCCTGATGCTGCTGATGATCTTCAGGCCACAGGGTGTCTTTGGCAACAAGAAGGAGCTGGCGTTCGCATGA
- a CDS encoding ABC transporter substrate-binding protein, translated as MISLPQAAPKVAKLTALGIGVALLATACGGGSTPSATESSAAAGGIACPAPSATAGATSTSTETGGVPAATTTTPTPLKLGSLLPTTGSLAFLGPPEIAGVNLGIKEVNAAGGVLGKPVQVVHRDSGDTKTDIATQSTTALLGQGVSAIIGAASSGVSKTVINQITGAGVIQFSPANTSPDFTTWDDKGLYWRTAPSDVLQGKVLGNYIATCGAQTVGMIVLNDAYGTGLAKNVKAAFEAAGGQVVAEELFNEGDSQFSSQVDKVIAAKPDAIALITFDQAKSIVPLITGKGVKPTQLFMVDGNTSDYSKDFKAGTLKGAQGTIPGTFAKEDFKKKLLAIDPALKDYSYAGESYDAVNLISLASEAAKSTKGTEIAKQLKAVSEGGEKCTDFASCVTLLRNGKDIDYDGESGPVTFSDAGDPTEASIGIYEYQDDNKYTPAREEFGKL; from the coding sequence ATGATTTCACTCCCCCAGGCGGCGCCAAAGGTCGCCAAGCTCACAGCGCTTGGCATCGGCGTCGCCCTTCTGGCCACGGCTTGTGGTGGCGGGTCCACCCCTAGCGCGACCGAATCCTCCGCAGCGGCAGGCGGCATCGCATGCCCTGCCCCCAGTGCCACGGCCGGGGCGACCAGCACCTCCACAGAGACCGGCGGCGTGCCGGCGGCAACAACCACCACCCCCACACCGCTGAAGCTCGGATCGCTCCTGCCGACGACGGGGTCGCTGGCGTTCCTCGGCCCGCCCGAAATCGCCGGTGTTAACCTCGGCATCAAGGAAGTCAATGCCGCCGGCGGCGTGCTCGGCAAGCCGGTTCAGGTGGTCCACCGCGACTCCGGCGACACCAAGACCGACATCGCCACGCAGTCCACCACAGCACTCCTCGGCCAGGGTGTCAGCGCCATCATCGGCGCTGCCTCCTCCGGTGTCTCCAAGACCGTGATCAACCAGATCACCGGCGCCGGCGTCATCCAGTTCTCGCCCGCGAACACGTCCCCGGACTTCACCACCTGGGATGACAAGGGCCTGTACTGGCGCACGGCTCCGTCGGACGTCCTGCAAGGCAAGGTGCTGGGCAACTACATCGCAACCTGTGGCGCCCAGACAGTGGGCATGATCGTCCTTAACGACGCCTACGGCACGGGCTTGGCGAAGAACGTCAAGGCGGCCTTTGAGGCAGCCGGCGGACAGGTTGTGGCTGAGGAACTTTTCAACGAGGGTGACTCGCAGTTCAGCAGCCAGGTGGACAAGGTCATCGCCGCCAAGCCGGACGCAATTGCCCTGATTACCTTTGACCAGGCCAAGAGCATCGTCCCGCTGATCACGGGCAAGGGCGTCAAGCCTACGCAGCTGTTCATGGTGGATGGGAACACGTCCGACTACAGCAAGGACTTCAAGGCCGGCACGCTGAAGGGCGCACAGGGAACCATTCCCGGCACCTTCGCCAAGGAGGACTTCAAGAAGAAGCTCCTCGCCATCGACCCCGCCCTGAAGGACTACAGCTACGCCGGTGAGTCCTATGACGCCGTCAACCTGATTTCGCTGGCTTCGGAGGCCGCCAAGAGCACCAAGGGTACGGAGATCGCCAAGCAGCTCAAGGCAGTTTCCGAGGGCGGCGAGAAGTGCACGGACTTCGCGTCCTGCGTCACGCTGCTCCGCAACGGCAAGGACATCGATTACGACGGCGAGTCCGGTCCGGTGACCTTCTCCGACGCCGGTGACCCGACAGAAGCCTCCATCGGCATCTACGAGTACCAGGACGACAACAAGTACACGCCGGCCCGGGAGGAGTTCGGCAAGCTGTAA
- a CDS encoding Bax inhibitor-1/YccA family protein, with product MALGGNPIFNGKNFRGATQAPPVPQAYGHNNYGQNQFGQQGYAQFGQQGYAQPGYGQQSMSDDQLQQMYNRPAAGPAETGRMTFDDVIVKTAICLGAVVVGAAVTLSVALGLASMLMIVGALGGFVLALVNTFKKQPSPALILAYAALEGLFLGGLTRVLDTMYPGVGLQAVVGTLSVFAVTLLLFKSGKVRATPKAMKFFMIAIVGYALFSVVNMVMMLTGLTTEPFGLRSGIIGVVIGILAIGLAAFSLVMDFTNIEEGVRNGAPERFSWTAAFGLTVTLVWLYVEIIRLLAILRGDD from the coding sequence ATGGCACTTGGCGGAAACCCGATCTTCAACGGAAAGAATTTCCGTGGAGCCACCCAGGCACCGCCTGTCCCGCAGGCGTACGGCCACAACAACTACGGCCAGAACCAGTTCGGCCAGCAGGGCTATGCCCAGTTCGGCCAACAGGGTTATGCCCAGCCCGGCTACGGCCAGCAGAGCATGTCCGACGACCAGCTGCAGCAGATGTACAACCGGCCTGCAGCCGGCCCGGCCGAAACCGGGCGGATGACCTTCGATGACGTCATCGTTAAGACCGCCATCTGCCTCGGCGCCGTGGTCGTCGGTGCCGCGGTCACCCTGTCGGTGGCCCTGGGCCTGGCATCCATGCTCATGATCGTCGGCGCACTCGGCGGATTTGTGCTGGCCCTCGTCAACACCTTCAAGAAGCAGCCGTCGCCGGCGCTGATCCTGGCCTACGCCGCGCTCGAGGGCCTGTTCCTCGGCGGCCTGACCCGTGTTCTCGACACCATGTACCCCGGCGTCGGCCTGCAGGCCGTGGTCGGCACGCTGTCCGTGTTCGCCGTGACGCTGCTGCTGTTCAAGAGCGGCAAGGTCCGTGCCACGCCCAAGGCCATGAAGTTCTTTATGATCGCCATCGTCGGGTACGCGCTGTTCTCCGTGGTGAACATGGTCATGATGCTGACAGGGCTGACAACTGAACCGTTCGGCCTTCGCAGCGGAATCATCGGCGTCGTTATCGGCATCCTGGCCATCGGCCTGGCCGCGTTCTCCCTGGTCATGGATTTCACCAACATCGAAGAAGGTGTCCGCAACGGGGCCCCGGAGCGGTTCTCCTGGACCGCCGCCTTCGGCCTGACCGTCACGCTGGTCTGGCTGTACGTGGAAATCATCCGCCTGCTGGCCATCCTCCGCGGCGACGACTAA
- a CDS encoding ABC transporter ATP-binding protein, with product MSKHSEESMEAGIDYMTDARPIAVGDNTPGCKKRDAIVVAENVTRSFGGINAVDVEYLEIPRHKITALIGPNGAGKTTLFNLLTGFDTPNSGKWQFEGQSIAGVSSYKVARMGMVRTFQLTKVMGKLTVMENMRLGASNQPGERLSKALFKNIWGGREKEITEHANVLLEKFKLDTKKDDYAASLSGGQRKLLEMARSLMVRPKLVMLDEPMAGVNPALTQSLLDHIKNLKSEGMTVLFVEHDMHMVRHIADWVVVMAEGKIVAEGPPGEVMKDPAVIDAYLGAHHDVDLGDTEGIKELEQELAADDESIVGTENAGMIAVDATAPTIAEAGPDTGRTDGGPTGAGSTAVGQTDKDKE from the coding sequence ATGAGCAAGCACAGCGAAGAATCAATGGAAGCGGGCATCGACTACATGACGGATGCCCGGCCGATCGCCGTCGGAGACAATACCCCCGGCTGCAAGAAGCGGGACGCGATCGTCGTCGCCGAAAACGTCACCCGCAGCTTCGGCGGCATCAACGCCGTCGACGTCGAGTATCTGGAGATCCCGCGGCACAAGATCACCGCACTCATCGGCCCCAACGGGGCCGGCAAGACCACGCTGTTCAACCTGCTCACCGGCTTTGACACGCCGAACTCGGGCAAGTGGCAGTTCGAGGGCCAGAGCATCGCCGGCGTGTCCTCCTACAAGGTGGCCCGAATGGGCATGGTGCGCACGTTCCAGCTCACCAAGGTCATGGGCAAGCTGACCGTCATGGAAAACATGCGGCTCGGCGCCTCCAACCAGCCGGGCGAGAGGCTGTCCAAGGCGTTGTTCAAGAACATCTGGGGCGGCCGGGAAAAGGAAATCACCGAGCACGCCAACGTCCTGCTGGAAAAATTCAAGCTCGACACCAAGAAGGATGACTACGCGGCGTCACTGTCCGGCGGCCAGCGCAAGCTGCTGGAAATGGCCCGCTCCCTGATGGTCCGGCCCAAGCTGGTGATGCTGGATGAACCGATGGCGGGGGTGAACCCGGCGCTGACGCAGTCACTGCTGGACCACATCAAGAACCTCAAGTCCGAGGGCATGACAGTCCTCTTCGTGGAACACGACATGCACATGGTCCGCCACATCGCGGACTGGGTGGTGGTCATGGCCGAAGGGAAGATCGTGGCCGAGGGACCCCCGGGTGAGGTCATGAAGGACCCCGCCGTCATCGACGCCTACCTGGGTGCCCACCACGACGTGGACCTCGGCGACACCGAGGGCATCAAGGAACTGGAGCAGGAACTGGCGGCGGACGACGAGTCAATCGTCGGCACCGAGAACGCGGGCATGATCGCTGTGGATGCCACGGCGCCCACGATCGCCGAGGCCGGTCCGGACACCGGACGCACAGACGGCGGACCCACAGGCGCCGGATCTACGGCCGTCGGACAGACAGACAAGGACAAGGAATGA
- a CDS encoding branched-chain amino acid ABC transporter permease, whose protein sequence is MRRTPRGLPIRRPAGLLKVWGAIASAVVALLLAAAPAAMAGTPAPTPPPSNQQFQNSISGFLRDDARRPLEGVKITAKSGAFTGEATSGANGSWRIGVPNQGTYEIQLDESTLPEGIKLAEGQSNPRNVTFSQTSNLSVIFAFGKGIVVQQQDFGQNLLNRLVAGLSFGLLLALASVGLSLIFGTTGLTNFAHGEMVTLGAVLVFGFSALNLPFWLAIILALLGGGLFGYAQDAGLWRPLRRRGTGLVPMMIVSIGLALAVRYIIQFYFGGATQQLPFAQSAEIQIGPVSISPNNLWSLVISAVVIALIGIVLLKTRLGKATRAVADNPALAAASGIDVDGVIRLVWIVGGVLASLGGILWAYYRPGVTFDMGSQILLLIFAGVTLGGLGTVFGALVGSIIVGIFVELTTVFGLAADLKYVGALFIMIVVLLFRPQGILGRRERVG, encoded by the coding sequence TTGAGACGCACACCGAGAGGCCTGCCTATCCGGCGGCCGGCCGGGCTGCTGAAGGTATGGGGGGCCATTGCCTCCGCCGTCGTGGCACTCTTGCTGGCCGCAGCGCCGGCAGCGATGGCCGGCACTCCAGCTCCGACGCCACCCCCGTCGAACCAGCAGTTTCAGAACAGCATCAGCGGTTTCCTCCGCGACGACGCACGGCGTCCCCTCGAAGGCGTCAAGATCACCGCCAAGAGTGGCGCCTTCACCGGCGAGGCAACCTCGGGCGCCAACGGGTCCTGGCGCATAGGCGTTCCAAACCAAGGCACCTATGAAATCCAGCTGGACGAATCCACGCTCCCGGAAGGGATCAAGCTTGCCGAGGGGCAGTCGAATCCCCGCAATGTCACGTTCAGCCAGACGTCAAACCTCTCAGTCATCTTCGCCTTCGGTAAGGGCATTGTGGTGCAGCAGCAGGACTTTGGCCAGAACCTGCTCAACAGGCTGGTGGCCGGCCTGAGCTTCGGCCTGCTGCTGGCACTGGCCTCGGTGGGCCTGTCCCTGATCTTCGGCACCACCGGGCTCACCAACTTCGCCCATGGCGAGATGGTGACCCTCGGCGCCGTGCTGGTGTTCGGGTTCAGCGCCCTGAACCTGCCCTTCTGGCTGGCCATCATCCTGGCCTTGCTCGGCGGCGGACTGTTTGGCTACGCGCAGGACGCCGGGCTTTGGCGGCCCCTGCGCCGCCGAGGCACCGGACTGGTGCCCATGATGATCGTCAGCATCGGCCTGGCCCTGGCCGTCCGGTACATCATCCAGTTCTACTTCGGCGGCGCCACCCAACAGTTGCCCTTCGCGCAGAGCGCTGAGATCCAGATCGGCCCGGTCTCCATCTCCCCCAACAACCTGTGGTCCCTGGTCATCAGCGCCGTCGTAATCGCGCTCATCGGCATCGTGCTGCTGAAGACGCGGCTGGGTAAGGCAACCCGAGCGGTGGCCGACAACCCGGCCCTCGCCGCCGCCTCCGGAATCGACGTCGACGGCGTCATCCGCCTGGTCTGGATCGTGGGCGGAGTGCTGGCCTCGCTGGGAGGCATCCTCTGGGCCTACTACCGCCCCGGCGTCACCTTCGACATGGGCTCGCAGATCCTGCTGCTTATCTTCGCCGGCGTGACCCTCGGCGGCCTGGGCACCGTCTTCGGGGCCCTCGTCGGATCGATCATCGTTGGCATCTTCGTGGAACTGACCACCGTGTTCGGCCTCGCAGCCGACCTCAAATACGTGGGAGCACTCTTCATCATGATCGTTGTCCTCCTGTTCCGGCCCCAAGGCATTCTTGGCCGCCGCGAGCGCGTGGGTTAG